Proteins found in one Balaenoptera musculus isolate JJ_BM4_2016_0621 chromosome 4, mBalMus1.pri.v3, whole genome shotgun sequence genomic segment:
- the CBR3 gene encoding carbonyl reductase [NADPH] 3, which yields MPSYSRVALVTGANKGIGFAIARDLCRQFSGDVVLTARDVERGRAAVQQLQGEGLSPRFHQLDIDDLQSIRALRAFLRKEYGGLNVLVNNAGIAFKIDDPTPFDIQAEMTLKTNFFATRNVCSELLPIVKPHGRVVNVSSLQGSKALENCSEDLQEKFRCKTLTEEDLVELMKKFVEDTKNEVHEREGWPNSAYGVSKLGVTVLSRILARRLDEKRQADRILLNACCPGWVKTDMAGAHGCRTVEEGAETPVYLALLPPDATEPHGQLVWDKVVQNW from the exons ATGCCGTCCTACTCCCGCGTGGCGCTGGTCACCGGTGCCAACAAGGGCATCGGCTTCGCCATCGCGCGCGACCTGTGCCGGCAGTTCTCCGGGGACGTGGTGCTCACGGCTCGGGACGTGGAGCGGGGCAGGGCGGCCGTGCAGCAGCTGCAGGGCGAGGGCCTGAGCCCGCGCTTCCACCAGCTGGACATCGACGACCTGCAGAGCATCCGCGCCCTGCGCGCCTTCCTACGCAAGGAGTACGGGGGGCTCAACGTGCTGGTCAACAACGCGGGCATCGCCTTTAAGA TTGATGATCCGACACCGTTTGACATTCAAGCTGAGATGACACTGAAGACAAACTTTTTTGCCACGAGAAATGTCTGCAGCGAATTACTGCCGATAGTGAAACCTCATG GCAGAGTGGTGAATGTCAGTAGTTTACAGGGTTCCAAAGCCCTTGAAAATTGCAGCGAAGACCTGCAGGAGAAGTTCCGATGTAAGACACTCACAGAGGAAGACCTGGTGGAGCTCATGAAAAAGTTCGTGGAGGACACAAAAAATGAGGTGCATGAGAGGGAGGGCTGGCCCAACTCTGCTTATGGGGTGTCCAAACTGGGGGTCACGGTCTTATCGAGAATCCTGGCCCGGCGTCTGGATGAGAAGAGACAAGCGGACAGGATTCTGCTGAACGCATGCTGCCCCGGGTGGGTGAAGACGGACATGGCGGGGGCTCATGGCTGCAGGACCgtggaggagggggctgagaCTCCCGTCTACTTGGCCCTCCTGCCTCCAGATGCCACCGAACCTCACGGGCAGCTAGTCTGGGACAAAGTCGTCCAAAACTGGTGA